One Halorientalis litorea DNA segment encodes these proteins:
- a CDS encoding glutamate-cysteine ligase family protein, with protein MSAPEPIRRSIEVEYWVVDDSGRLTGADGLTEAGPGVEREFVEPLLEIKTDPCATTDVLREQLLDRIRRALRLADERGERLVPLATPLDYGDVRDRPSERTNVQDRVLGTDFEYVRHCAGTHIHVEQQPGCVVDQYNTFVALDPALALVNSAPHFRGRPLATGARSQLYRRLAYECLPGQGQLWPYLDAREEWNARLQDRYESFVAAAADAGVDRATVEDNFDPESAVWTPVQLRDSFGTVEWRSPDTALPGDVLRLADRLASAVETLRSADVRIEGDRGSFSAEEVVLPTFDAVREYVDTAIQDGLSATALESYLDRMGFDVAAYEPIAHQLEVQKSVTRDEARRLRLAYADRLEHAVRRTSYAD; from the coding sequence ATGTCTGCACCGGAGCCGATACGGCGGAGCATCGAAGTCGAATACTGGGTCGTCGACGACTCCGGGCGACTCACCGGCGCGGACGGCCTCACCGAGGCTGGTCCGGGCGTCGAACGGGAGTTCGTCGAGCCACTGCTCGAAATCAAGACGGACCCCTGTGCGACCACCGATGTCCTGCGCGAGCAGTTACTCGACCGTATCCGCCGCGCCCTGCGACTGGCCGACGAGCGTGGCGAGCGTCTCGTCCCGCTGGCGACGCCGCTGGACTACGGCGACGTTCGGGACCGACCGAGCGAGCGGACCAACGTTCAGGACCGCGTCCTCGGTACCGACTTCGAGTACGTGCGCCACTGTGCCGGGACCCACATCCACGTCGAGCAACAGCCCGGGTGCGTGGTCGACCAGTACAACACGTTCGTGGCACTCGACCCCGCGCTGGCGTTGGTCAACTCCGCACCGCACTTCCGGGGCCGCCCCCTCGCAACCGGGGCGCGCTCGCAACTGTACCGGCGGCTGGCGTACGAGTGCCTGCCGGGGCAGGGGCAACTCTGGCCGTACCTCGACGCGCGCGAGGAATGGAACGCCCGCCTGCAAGACCGCTACGAGTCGTTCGTCGCGGCCGCCGCCGACGCCGGCGTCGACCGGGCGACCGTCGAGGACAACTTCGACCCCGAGAGTGCCGTCTGGACGCCCGTGCAGTTGCGCGACTCGTTCGGCACCGTCGAGTGGCGGTCGCCCGACACCGCGCTCCCGGGCGACGTACTCCGCCTCGCGGACCGGCTTGCCAGTGCCGTCGAAACCCTGCGGTCGGCCGACGTTCGCATCGAGGGCGACCGCGGGTCCTTTTCGGCCGAGGAGGTGGTTCTCCCGACGTTCGACGCGGTCCGCGAGTACGTCGACACCGCGATACAGGACGGCCTGTCGGCGACCGCGCTGGAGTCGTACCTCGACCGGATGGGCTTCGACGTGGCAGCCTACGAGCCGATTGCCCACCAACTGGAAGTCCAGAAGTCGGTCACGAGAGACGAGGCGCGCCGCCTCCGACTCGCGTACGCGGACCGACTCGAACACGCCGTCCGACGGACCAGCTATGCCGACTGA
- a CDS encoding type 1 glutamine amidotransferase, with amino-acid sequence MDRPRLALLNAAHKAADTRRNFRRELDADLVEFNCPEGEVPETFQYDGFVVTGSSASVYWEREWIGNLKTWVGAAVEAGIPGLGVCYGHQLLADILGGRVEAMGEYELGYRTVEQDGRNRLLDGIDDDFTVFTTHSDRVVEAPPGATVFARNEYGIHGFRKGRVFAVQFHPEYDTDTAEAVTRGKDELPDERIQRVLDGITAENYAAACEVKQLFDNFLGFVRTVQAERATP; translated from the coding sequence ATGGACCGGCCACGCCTCGCCCTGCTGAACGCGGCCCACAAGGCGGCGGACACCCGGCGGAACTTCCGGCGGGAACTCGACGCCGACCTCGTGGAGTTCAACTGCCCCGAGGGCGAGGTACCCGAGACCTTCCAGTACGACGGTTTCGTCGTCACGGGGTCCAGCGCGTCGGTCTACTGGGAACGCGAGTGGATCGGCAACCTCAAGACGTGGGTCGGGGCCGCCGTCGAGGCGGGCATCCCCGGTCTCGGCGTGTGCTACGGGCACCAACTCCTCGCGGACATCCTCGGCGGCCGCGTCGAGGCGATGGGCGAGTACGAACTCGGCTACCGTACCGTCGAACAGGACGGTCGGAACCGCCTGCTCGACGGCATCGACGACGACTTTACCGTGTTCACGACCCACAGCGACCGCGTGGTCGAGGCTCCGCCCGGCGCGACGGTCTTCGCCCGGAACGAGTACGGCATCCACGGGTTCCGCAAGGGGCGCGTCTTCGCCGTCCAGTTCCACCCCGAGTACGACACGGACACCGCAGAGGCCGTGACACGCGGGAAAGACGAACTCCCGGACGAGCGGATTCAGCGCGTCCTCGACGGCATCACGGCCGAGAACTACGCGGCCGCCTGTGAGGTCAAGCAGTTGTTCGACAACTTCCTCGGGTTCGTCCGGACGGTCCAGGCCGAGCGGGCCACCCCCTGA
- a CDS encoding 2Fe-2S iron-sulfur cluster-binding protein has protein sequence MTDYTVEFAGTGETITVSDTETILRRCIDEGIAQEYSCRVGMCLACSAEILEGDVVQPAAHGLTDAEKEQYALTCMARPQSDLVLDRGSYPPSIEDDARDATAADD, from the coding sequence ATGACAGACTACACGGTGGAGTTCGCTGGGACGGGGGAGACCATCACCGTCTCCGACACCGAGACCATCCTGCGCCGGTGTATCGACGAGGGCATCGCACAGGAGTACTCCTGTCGCGTCGGGATGTGTCTCGCCTGCTCGGCGGAGATTCTGGAGGGCGACGTAGTACAGCCCGCAGCGCACGGACTGACCGACGCCGAGAAAGAGCAGTACGCGCTCACCTGCATGGCCCGCCCCCAGTCCGACTTGGTGCTCGATAGGGGGTCGTACCCGCCGAGCATCGAGGACGA